CGACGGCGCCAGGGGCGTGGGAGCCGCTCCCTAGCCCACACCCAGACCGGGAAACTGAGGCGGTCCCCTACCCCGCCTCTTCCGCGCTGGGAAAGCTGCCCTCCCATCCCGAGCTGTGCCCGGGTCCCAGGTCGCCCGGTAGGGAAGTAGGAGGAACCCCAAAGGAGGCGTCGTGGAGGAGGGAAAGCCGGACGCTGCCCCCACAGCAGCACCAGTCCGGGGCCTGGGACAGGGGCCACGAGGGTGGGCGGGGCGATGGCGCGGGCACGCCCCCCGCAGGCTGGCGTCCGGCCGTCGTCCGCCCCTTCACGGCCTGGGAGCTCCTGATTGGCCAGCCAGAGCAGGGCAGGCCTGACCCCACCCACGCGGAGGCAGTGACTAATCCGGGGGCGGGGCGTGTGGAGGCGGAAAACGCGGTGGGGGGCCGCGCGGCCCAAGGCGCGGGAGGGGCTGGGCAGTGGCCGGAGTAGGAAGAGGCCTGCGGCGACCACGTGTTGGGCGGAGGAAGCCCGCCCTCCGGCGGGGCCCCGGGGACCTTGTGGGCTGCGGTGAAGCACGCGGCCGCCAGGGGGCGGTGTCGGGCCGCGCCAGGCGGTGGAGGGGGCACCGGGACGAGTCGCTGCTTCCCGCTGGTCTGCTGCGCCCTTGGGATACTGAGGCCGCGCGGCGGGGTCCGACAAGGGACACTCCCTCCCCAGCCCTTGCCTGACGGGTCTCATAAGCCCAGTCGACGTCTCCGCCCTTCTCCACCCCTGCTCCAGGCCTTGGGCTAGCGGCTCCGCCTTCCcgaacctcagtttcccctcgTTACTTAAAAGTGATTGTAAGGCGGAGGGAGCGGGGCTGACACTCAGGGGCCACTCTTATTTTTAGGGCTTTTCTGAGCCTTTGCCTGGACCAGGCCCGGCCCTTCggtctcagtttctccatctgacTCAGCTCACTGCAAACCTCGTATATTTCCCCGAGCACAGCGTAAGGGGCTGTGCAGGATAAGAGCAGGGGTGCAGGCGCAGGGTGTCTGGCCCTGGCGAGGAGGTGCTGCCGCTTCCCTGGACGGTCAGAGGCCGGAACGCGAAGGGGCGAGCCCCGAGCCGAGCAGGATTTCCCTGCCCTGGGGGCCACCCTCGCGCTTACGGTCAACCCGCCAGGCTGGAGGCTAGAGTCCGGAACCGGGCGGGCCAGGGAGGGAGCGCTTGCTGCCGCGCCGCCCCCATTCCTGCCCCTCCTAACTCCCCTCCCCGCCACCCACCCCAGTCTCTAGGTCTGtgtcctggctaccaccaataaggTCTCACCCGGCCTGCCCAGGGCCCTGAGTGACCGGGATTCTTGTGCCACGGCCTGGCGTGAGTCACGCACGTCCTCCTTGCCCTCCAGGACGCCGCACCCCCGGCAGCCTTGGCTGATTAACTCCTTCTCCACTTAGTCATCAAGCATTTATGGGGTACCTGCCAGCCTCCCTGGGCATTGTACAGGTCCGGCAGGGACAGGCAGGCCCCACCCTGTGGGCTGACAGGCGAGAAGCCAGGAGAGGCCCCTCAGCCAGGTGACAATTGCAGAGAGGCCATGCAGACAGCTGGGGACGAGCCCAGAGGGACCAGCAAGTGCAAGGGCCCTGTGGCTTGGAGTGTCGTGAAGCAGGGTGGAGGCAGCCTTGGGTTCAGGTAGGGGTTAGTCTGGATGAGCAGCCAGGCAGGGCTTTGAGCAGAAAAGGGGCCTCATTTTACCTGGCTTTTGACAGGACCCCTTCAGCTGCAGGAGGCAGGGGTGGGAACGGGAGGTGGGTCTGAGGCTGGGCACAGAGAGGGTGGCAGGTGGGTCGGAGGGGAGATTCTGGAGGAGGGTGGGGACAGGGTGCTTGGGACACAGAGCCCACAGGACTTGACCAAGATCGGGGCAACGCAGGTGACAACGGCCAAGTGTCAATGCTTCATGCAGGAAGCCTCCCCATTCCTACTCGCTTCTGGCCCTCAGAGCAGACACCAAAGGCCTGTTTGtcgaataaataaatgagtgaagcTGCTCGGAAGTGCCGGCTGACCACCTGCCTCCCCTGACCAGGGACAGAGGTGTCCAGCCACCATCCCAACCTCTGTCTGAGGTCCTCCTATCCTGTGAGTGGAGAGATTTCCCCAGGGAAGGGCCACAGCCTCATTGGCTTACAAAGGAGTCTAGAACCCCAGAGAGGTTATAGGAACTCCTGAAACCAAAGCCTTCGCCTCCCGAGATGGGATGAAGCTGCCCAGTACGACCTGTGTGGGAGGAGTCCTGCcccttctctgagcctgtttccctaCCTGTACAGTGGGGCTGACAATCCGACCTACCTCACAGGGGAAGCTCAATGAGAAAAAGGCAGTGAAACAGCATTTCACCCGTATACCTGCctcttttaaaacaaataattttaattacACAAATAATATTTGGACGTGTGCCTGCCCTTGTGAAAGGCTCAAACCACATAGCGAGGGTAGAGAATAAAAGCCCAAAGGGCCCGAGTCCCTCCCAGGTACTGCCATCAACAGATCAGCACGCAgcttccagtatttttttttaataacgtgttttttcttttaatatttctgtTAAAATAAAACACTACTATTAGTGGCTCCCATTTTTTGAGGCAAATTCTCTGCCCTCTGGGCTCTGTATCCTGTGAGGACTGTTAACTCTCGCTGTCCTCTCCACTGGGCAGAGGACACCCAGCACACCTTCATGCTTGGCTGTGGCTGCAAGATACCTGCTTCCCACGTTAGTCACATGGCAGCCATGGGATTTACGTCCTAAACCAGGGCCTGGTGAGAGTGAAGTGGAAGCTATTGATAATTATGCTAGGACGACAGGGACAGTCTTGGGCAAGCCCCCTAATGAGTTAGGGCTTTTTCAAGTGATGGGCCAGGTCTCCAGCTGACCTAATCAAAAAAGAGAATTTACCAGATCATTTAACGGGAAAGTCTAGGTCTTCAGGTATGGCTGATCTAGGGGTCAGACAAGGCTCCAGCAATGCCAGGGAGACTGTTTTGCTCTGCCCCCATCTCAGGGTTGCAGTCTTGGGCACCTGAGGAAGACTACAtgcattttctagggctgccgtaacaaagaaCCATAATGTGAGCAGCTTATAAGAACAAAAATCAGGCCTTTGAACaggtttgttctggttcaaaaccctgctgagaatttgcatttctaataggTTCCCAGGCCACGCTAATGCTACTGGTTAGGGACCCATTCcaagaaccactagtagagcagtggctctcaaaatttattatccaTGAAAATCACTTGggaatcttattaaaatgtagattctgattcagtatatttaGGGGTGGAAACTGGAACAAACCGGTTCGAAGCCCtgatggaaatttattctctgactgTTCTGTTAGCTTAAAGTCCAAATTGGCTTGTAGGATGCGCCATGCCCCCTCCCAAGTCTTTAGCATAAGGTCCTTTGTtgtctctcccagtttctggtagccccaggccttCCTCGCCTTGTAGAGTCATCTTCACAGGACCTTCCTTCCACTACagctgtctctgtgtctcttctcttttgtaaAGACTCTACCCCGATTGGATTAGGACTCAGCCTACTGCAGTAAATCCTCATGTTAAGTGATCTTCAAAgcccatttccaaacaaggtgaCATTCATtggtgcaggggttaggacttgaacatatctttctgggggacgcaattcaacccacaacagagAGGGTCCCCAGGCTCGATGCGTACACGTTGGCCTCTCAGCAAGCCCAGCAGGAGAGCTGCGGCCAGCAGAAGTCGCAGGTGGTCAGGATGTGCCTTGATTTTTTTTAGCCATTCTTCTTTTGATGGTCACTTAGGTGGTTTctagtttttcatttttaaaaacacagcaGGGACCCTACCTTCTTGGCACTTGGTAGACACCTGTATCCTCTTCAAAGGTTTAACAGTGAAATggttagaaataaaatataaatttaagattgagtttttgtgtgtgtggtgaaaataaggctgaatttttttaaagataaaacatTCAAGaattaagcaaataaaaaaactGCAACAGGGTGCATCTCATACGTGTAACTCAGCCCGTGGGCAAGTATTTGTCTGCGACAGATGCTGCCGTGGGTTGAATGGTGTCCTCCagaaaggtatgttgaagtcctaacctccaagcctgttgctgttcagtcaattccaattcacagtgacgctatatgacagagaagtgcccccatagggtttccaaggctgtaaatctttatggaagcagaacgccacatctttctcctgcagagtggctggtgggttcgaaccaccaacctttcagttagtagccaagcacataaccactggcaccaccagggctcctttcccaactcccagtacctgtgaatgtggccttgtttgcaaatagggtctttgcagataagatgaggtcattagggtgggtcctaacccagTACGACCCGTATCCTTTTAAGAAACACAGGGACACACAGGGACGATGCCACgtgacaatggaggcagagactgtagTGATGAGtttacaagccaaagaatgccaaagATCATTGGCAGCTCCTGAaactaggagaaaggcctggaacgGGTTCTCCCTTGGAGCCCCCAGAATAAAGGAACCTTGCAAACaccttaaatttggacttctggcctccacaaCTGAGAATAAAATGCTGTTGTCTAAAGTCACCCAATCATGGCATTTGTCACAGCAGCTCTGTGACAGTGATACAGATGCCTACCTACCAAAGGGAGGCACCCTCCCTGCCAACCTGTGTGACGGGAGCACCTGATACCTGGGCAGCACAGGCACCATCAGGCCCCGTGTAGCTTTTGTCCATCTTTTTATAGGCTAAACAAGAAAACccactgctttcaagtcaattccaattcgtgGGGacatcatgtgttacagagtagaattgctccatagggttttctttaaagaagcaggttgtcaggcctttcttccgtggcactgctgggtaggtgtgaaccaccaacctcttggtcaatagccaagtgcaaaccaatTCCACCACCCAGGCCCTTTAGGCAAAACAAGAagccattttatttttcatttgctgGTTTCTGGCAAAGCAGACTGTCTATGAATTTACTGGCCGACGTGTGAATGACCTATTCACTCGCCCGTTCTCCTACTGGGTGAGTCTTCCTAACTGGAGTCACGGACTTCGCGATACCTCCTGttggttgttttgtttctgttatgCTGTTCCTTTTGAAGAGAGCCCGTGTATTACAGACTCAAATTGGCtgtaagcagatcgccaggcctggttcttccatgaagccactgggtgggttcgaaccaccaaccttccagttaccagccaagtgcaaactgtCTGCACCACTCGGGGACCTTTTGCGATCCCTTGTGAATGTCACTCCTTGGTCTGCTATGTGTTGGACCCTTTTGCTCCCAGAATGTCTATTGTCTTCACCTTGTTTGGTCCTGTCTCTGGTCTGTACTTGAGTCAAGCTTAGCCTAGAAAGACTGGTTGGATGGGATGGAGAGGCATGTGGGAGAACCTGAGCACAGGTGTGGAGGTGGGGACTGGCCCAGCCCTCCTGGGAATGCCAGAGGAGTGGAGAGCCTTCCAGGCAGGTGATGGAGGAGCAGGACCGTGGCGGGGTGATGTGGGGAGTGGGTGGGTGGTGGCACACCCCAGCCTTGTGCTGGTCCTGGCCCCCTCTCCTCCCAGCCTTGCCCAGTCCTGCCACCCAGAACACCTTCCTTTGAGATGCCCAAATCCGCCTGCCTCACCTCCCAGGTAAGGAGACTGGAGCTGAGAGAGGTGGGGCTCCTCACCGGAAATCCCACAGCTGGGTAGGATCTGGTGAGATAGGGCCAGTCAGGCACCAGCCTCCTCCTGTCCCACCCTCCTCCTTCTACCTGAATCAAGGCAGGTGTCTGCGCACCCTCCTGGGCCCTCCTGGGCTGGGGTCGGCGGGAGCTCAGTGCAGTCAATGGACAGTGAGTGTTGCCACCCCCTCCCCGCTCAGCTGATGACCTTGAAAACAGCAGCTGCCAGAGCGGACTTCTCAGACTCACCTGTAGCTGTGTCCAACACTGAACTCCTTCACCAGGAGGAACTGTccctgccacccccaccccccgctaAAGTCACCTGCCACGTGGGGCAGGTCCCATGACCCCCCAAGGTCATCGCTCCAACAGGCCCCTTCtgtcacacacacaggcacaacacacgcacacacatttaCACAAGCCCACACGAACACACGTGTACACAAGCACACCTACTCGGAAGCCGTGCACATGTTCATGCACACACCACgcgtgtacacacatacacatgcgcgcacacacacacgtgtgcgcTATTTCTGCTCCTTCATCCTCTGACCCCGCTCACATGTcagctcccctccctcccctgacATGCCCTTTCAGCTTTCTCCAGCTCCTCTCCTGCTCTTCCTGGATCCTCTTCAAATAGGCCTGGCCCCCATCCATGACCTTTGGTAAAGCTGACCTGTGACCTACTATGTGTTGCCAAATCCTCTTGCTCCAGCTGGCcagcccctccctcctccttAGGACACCTGCCTTGGCTTCCAGGACCCTTCTGGCTTCAGCTGACCTTTCCCCAGCCTCCTTCAGGGGCCCTCCTACTTTCCCCACCCTCACTTGCTGGAGAAGAGGCCCAGGGCCTCCCTAGTGGTCCCGGTGGTTGTCATGGTTTTGACTGCCGCCTATTATGCATGACCCCAGCTGTCTTCCACCAGTCAGGACTCCTCTCCAGCCTCCAGGTGCCAGTGCACACCTCAGCGTGGCTGCTGGGCGTCTTCAAACAAAGATGCGACGGAAACCACACTACTGTCCTGGGCTCTTGCCCCCAGGTGCTCCCCCACCTGAGCCTCCCCATCTCATCCAGCACCTCCAACCTTCCCGGTGCTCAGCCTCAACCCCTGGAGGCCTCCCAggctcccctctccctcccacgcTCACACCCAGTTGGTCAGAACCTGTCCAAATGCAGCCGCTTCCCCCCAGGGATTCCATGTAGTCCTGCCTGACCCTGGTGGCTGCAGTGGCCTCTGTCTGGGGGCTTCCACCCTCTCTCCTGCAACTTGTTCTCAGCCAGCAGACCACGGAAACCCATAAAACCTAAGTCGGTTCCTGGCCCTCTGGGCTCAGAGCCCTCCTGCCCCCCACTTCACTGACCCCCAGGGTGGTCCTATTTGCAGCCTCCCCCCCACATTGCCTTCACCCCCTGCCTGGACCACAGACCGTGCCCTGACACAGCCCAGCGGGGCAAGCTCCCCTAGGAGGGAGATAGGGAGTAAGTCCCGGGTCTGTGGGTCAGAGGTTAAATACTCAGGCTGGTGAGCAGCCAGGGCTGGGCAGCACCCCAACAAGCCTGACCCTGAGGCCCAGGGGGCAGCCTGGTAGGGAAGCCAGCTTGCTGGCAGAGGAAGTAGCTGCGGAGGGGCACTTCTACCCCAGGCAGAGACCCACTGCGGTCCCCAGGGAGGCACTGTCTGTAGTGGCCCAAGTCTGGAGACTCTGCATAAGCCTGTGGGCAGGGTATGAGAAGCAAAGACAGGGAGCCGGCGCTGGATGCGTACACTGCGAGGATGGAGCCCAAAGCAACCTTAAGTGGGAGAGGCCAGCTGCTAAGGACGAAGGCAGAGTGATACCACATGTGATAAGCCTTGCAAGGTACCCCACTGCAGTGGGAGAGACCCCCACAGAATGGGGATGGAATGCTGTGACGGAGGGAAAGGGATTCAGATTTAccgatgttttattttttaaaccggATGAGAGTGCCCAGGTGTTCATTATTCATTTTTCATACgccaaaaacaattaaaaataacttCCAAATTCCCTCCACCTCCACCCCAGGTCCTCAGGACAAAGCCCAAGCTCCTTGCCCAGCATTCAAGGCTCTTCCCTGGCCTGGTCCACCCCTTGACCTCTGCAGCCTCCCTCTGCCACACCTAGACCTTTGCTCAGGCTGCCAGGAAGGTCTCTCCTCTTCCCGACCTGGTCCTTCTGGCCACGTCCATGTCCACGGGAAGCTTCTAAGCAGTGGAAGAATGGGGTCAGATGTGAGTTTTGGAAAGAGGCCTCTGGGGCCCAGTGAGGCGGGCAGGTTTGGGGGTTGGCAAGGAGAGGTGGGGAGAGCTGTGCTGGGGCAAGTGCATATGCGGCACCTGCAGGGATGCTTTCATCCCCACTCTGCTGGTGGCCACGGAGACGGCTGTGATGTCATAGCTCCAGCCATCAAGGTGTGGGGTGGGGGCAAGGCATCACCATGGCCAGAACCTTGGGCCACAGGTGGTCGACCTAGGTGCCACCTTCCTAGGATGCCCGAAGGGTCTAAGGGACTCCAAAAGCTGAATGCCGACCCGATCCCAGCGCTCTCTGCACCCCACTCCTGGCTAACAACCTAGCTTCTGTCCGTCTGTGGTCCCCGTGGACCCCCTCAGAGGGTTTGGCCTGTATATTCTCAATGCACCAAGGCGGGGTGTCTTGTGGTGAGCTGCATCTCCCACGCAGCAACCTGGTCAGGGTGCACAGGAATACTGCCTGGCCCCTCTGGGGGCCTCTGAGTCTCGTCTGTCTAGTGGGGCTATCTACCCTGCCCCCCAGGGCACAGGTATGCCAGCACACAGCTCGTGTATACACATGCGTGTACAGTGCATGTATGAGAGTGGGCGAGCACAGGGCAGGATCCTGCTCAGAGGGACCTGGTGAGGCTCAGGTGCAGGCAGGACCCCCAACCCCTGCTCTGAATGAGTGGACATGGAGGAGCTGGGGCAGGGCTGAGTGTGTGTGCAAGCCGGGCTCCCTCCCCTCTgggcaggggcagaaggaagTGCTTGGAAGCTGCTGCCTTTGCCCTGGGGGAGGGGAAGCATTCTGGGGAGCAGGCCAGGAGGCCTGCACAGTGTGAGGAGTCTCACCATGGGTGTCCCGGCTGCCTGGCCTAAGAATACAGGGTGGGGATCCAGTGGAGGGGCCAGGCCATCACTGTCCCTCTCTGAGACTTGATGTTGTCATCTATAATATAGTCCTAAAACTCCTGGCCTCTGGAGTgagttgttgggtgctgttgagtcgattccaactcaaaatgatcctataggacaaagtagaactgccccatagggcttcctaggctgtaacctttaggagctgattgccaggtcttcctcctgcacagctgctggtgggttaggCAAAAATGAATGCTTTGGTCCCACTTTGGtaaatggcatctggggtcttaaacactagcaagtggccatctaagatgcatcaattggtctcaatctacctggagcaaagaagaatgaagaacaccaaagacacaaggtaaatatgagcccaacagacagaaagggccacataaacctgagactccctcagcctgagaccagaagaactagatggtacccaggtacaactgatgactgccccaacagggaacacaacagagaatcccctatagaacagaaaaacaatgggatacagacctcaaattcttgtaaaaagaccagactcaatggtctttTCAGCCCCTCTGTTATCCCCAGGACTagaaccgttcccgaagccaactctccggacagggattggactggactataaaatagataACCATACTGGTGAGTCagcttcttgactcaagtagacacatgagactatgtgggcaactcctgtctggaagcgagatgagaaggaagagggggactggggctggttgaatggacacagaaaatacacggtggagaggagcgtgctgtctcattacggagAGAACAGCTAAGAGCACACATAGCAAGGTATAAGTTATATGAgctactgacttgatttgtaaactttcacttaaagcacaataaatatacatattttttaaaaaagaatgcttTGGGAATGGAAACCAGCCAGCCGGACCCAGGCTCCTGAGGGGGCCTGATCCCCGAGGTCATGTCCCCCAGCCTTGGACCCCTTGTTTGGAGGCTGGGGCGGCAGGGCCTAGGTGCACCATGGATGTCTGTGGAACTCCAGGGAAACACCTGCCTTCCTCCCCGCTGCTCCTCACTGGAGGCCTCTCTCCTTGAGCCTTGATTTGCCCCTAGTAAACTGGGGGTCGTCATTCCCACCTCTAGTGATGGTTGTGAAAATGAAGTCAGGCATATTTAGCACAGTGGTGGGCACACAGAAGATGCCCAATAAACAGATGTCCCCAATTGGTGTATCTAGGGTACTGCACCGGCCCTGGGCACTTGGCACCACCAAGCAGTTTCTATTAATGCAGTACGGCCCCAAGTCCTTCCTTAAACACggtaatgtgttaattaaaagattaacaCGCTCGACTTAaatttttgagctgatattatggcAAAGCCATAAAAGAGAGGTGTCTGATGTTTGGACAAGGTTGCAATCTCAGGGCTTGCCATAGGCGTCGTTCTCCGTGGAGATCCCGCTGGCCACACCGGGTTaacagaaactgctcagtggcgccACGAGCCCAGGGCGGGTGCCATACCTGCCATACCTGCCCTATCCCAGCACCATTCCACTCATCCACCCATCTATCCCCTGGAGACTCAGCCCGGAGCAGGTGCTCGGCGGGCCGACCCTGGGATGACCGAACGCGGTGGGACTCCTCAGGGGTCACGGCTCCCCCACCACCACGTACGGATGGGACAACTGCCGGCCGAGGTCTTCCCCGAGGTCACGAGGTGGGGGTCAGGACAGAAGGGACCTGGGACAGGAGATGGAAACAAGAAAGTCACGCGCCGGAGGAAGCCGGGGCACCCGCGCGCGCACCTAGACAGCGTCTCGGGCGCGCTCCCGAGGGCAGCTGGGGCTCCCCGGCCGCGCCCCGCCCCCCGCGCGCCCTCAAGTTTCTCCGAACTTTTCCGCCGCCCGCTCGGCGCCCCGCCCGCCGCCAGTGACGTAACAATGGTGCAGAGCGGTGGCCAATGGGCAGCGGCGGGGGCCGGCGGCGCCGGCCAatggcggcggcggaggggccCGCGGTCCTGCCGGCCCGGCCGCAGTGCGCCGCCCGCCGCGCCCGCCCGCCGCCGGCGCCGGCACCGCCGCCCAGCGACCCGGCCGGGCGGTCAGAGTGCGGCTGCGGcgggcgcgggcggcggcggctccGTGCGTGCGCCCGACCGTGGGACCCTCCCCGCGGCCGCACGGGGACTGCGCGCTCCGGCCGGCAGAGGGGGCGGGGACACAGGCTCGCGGCCCCGCCGCCCCCACGGTGAGTGCCTCGGCCCACCCGCGCCCCGCCCGTACCGGGCGTCGCCCCCGGCCGCGGGACCCGCTCTGCCACGGGGACGCGCGCACGCAGGTGGAGCCCTGGCCGCTGTGGCCCCCGGCGCGCCTCCCGCGGCCTGCCGCCGCCCGAGGTCGGGCCGTGCCGCGGGAGGGGCGTTCGGGCGCCCAGGAGCGCTTCACACCCTCGGCGGCCCCGGCCCCTCTCCAGTCACCGGGCCGCGGCCGCCACTCGCTGCCCAGTGAGGCGGAGGACGAACTTTACGTAACCGCCCGGCGCCCCACGCCTGCCCACACAGTCACACCTGGGGCGCGCAGGCTCAGGCTTGGTAAGGAGACTCCACTCGTGATGTTGCCTCGAGGGGTGCTGTGGCCGCGGCCCCACTGCGCCACCCTCTGCAGTTCAGTTACCGCCACTGATAGTAGTCCGGTGTGTGCGAACTGGCCTGTCCGCTGCCCCAGGCCCTTGTAACCAAGGGCTTACCCTTGAGAGAAGACAGTCGGAAGTTTGGGCTGCGGCCAGGGCTCCGAGGCCAGGGCGCAGGCAGGGGCCCGGGGCTCAAAGGGCCGGGCTCCATCTGGGCTCCACGCATCTAGGGGGCCTCACCACGTCTGGGATGAGTCCAAAATGGGAGGCAGGAGCCTGGGCGCTAGGCATGCTGACCCTGGACAAACTCTTCTCAATGGGACGGCAGTACCCATTTCATCCAGTGGCTGGGAGGATCCAGACAGCAGCAGACCCGGCGGGGCTGTGCAGACTCAAATATTGCACCCACCAGTCTCTACGTTGGCTTCGCCTTCCTGCTTCCCCTCAGGAACTCTAGGGGTGCTGGCCAACATTGAACTTGTTTGCGGGTGAAGTGCTGGACCCACTGCCCCGACTTACCTCGGCTGGGGCTGACAACCTTGCCCCCTTCTTACAGATAACGAAGCTGTGGCCCAGCGAGGGACAGTGATGTAGCCATCTTTGCAGAACAAGGTAGATCTTCGTCAAGAGTTCTGCCCGCTGCCCTGGCTGGAGGTGACTGGGGCACGAGTGGAAGTGCTACGGCCACAAGCGTGGTCAGGGTTTaggtggggctgggggcagggagtCTGGGCCAGAGTCTGGATTTGGCTCAGCTGGAGAGGTAGGTGCCAGCTTTCGTATTTCTTCTTACCTTTTCTTTATTTAGAGGTTGGATGAGTGAGCCAGGAGGGAGCAGGAACTCTGTCCTCCAGTGTGTGCCTGGGGTGGagaggggtggggggcaggactGAAGGGCTTGGTGAGGTGGGTCCGTGAGGGTGGGGGCAGGAAAGGCATCTCGAGCAGAAGGAACAGAGAAAAAGACAATTTCAGGGAGGGAGATCAGGTGTAGTTAGATCAAGGATGCCGGAGGTGGTTCAGGGTCTAGGAAAGAAGAGAGCAGTGGGGAATGATTGGAAGCATGGTGGCTGGAGTGTCCCAGACAAAGGGGTCAGGCTGGGTGGGTCCTCGAGACCGAGACCGGTGGATGGGAGCCCTCTGCTGGCCTCCATTTCCCAGATCCCTCACTGTAGCTCCTCCTTCCACAGGTGGTCGTCTGGAGGCCCATGTCGTGAGGCCAGGAGGCGCCTAGCTGCCAGCATGCCGTGGGATGCGCGGCGGCCTGGGGGAGGCGCGGACGGTGGACCCGAGGGCGTAGGCCCGGCGCGCTCACGGGCGCAGAAGCAGTGCCGCAAGTCATCGTTCGCCTTCTACCAGGCCGTGCGTGACCTGCTGCCTGTGTGGCTGCTTGAGGACATGCGAGCCAGCGAGGCCTTTCACTGGGACGAGCGCGGCCGCGCCACCGCCTACTCGCCGTCCGAGGCGTTGCTCTACGCGCTCGTGCACGATCACCAGGCCTATGCGCACTACCTACTGGCCACCTTCCCGCGCCGGGCACTCGCGCCGCCCTCTGCTGGCTTTCGCTGCTGCGCCGCGCCGGGGCCGCATGTGGCGCTGGCCGTGCGATACAACCGCGTGGGCGTGCTGCGTCGCATCCTGCGCGCAGTGCGCGACTTCCCAGCTGAGGAGCGTGCTCGTCTGCTTGACCGGCGCGGCTGCAGCCGCGTGGAAGGCGGTGGCACTGCGCTGCACGTGGCCTGCGAGCTGGCGCGACCCGAATGTCTCTTCCTGCTGCTGGGCCATGGTGCCTCGCCAGGCCTGCGCAACGCCGATGGCCTCACGCCGCTGGAGTTGCTGCTGCGCCAGCTGGGCCACGACTCCAGCGCCGGCACTGTTGCCGGGGCTCCGGGCGCCACCGGCCCCGGGGAACCGCGCCAGCGCCGC
The window above is part of the Loxodonta africana isolate mLoxAfr1 chromosome 10, mLoxAfr1.hap2, whole genome shotgun sequence genome. Proteins encoded here:
- the ANKRD9 gene encoding ankyrin repeat domain-containing protein 9, with translation MPWDARRPGGGADGGPEGVGPARSRAQKQCRKSSFAFYQAVRDLLPVWLLEDMRASEAFHWDERGRATAYSPSEALLYALVHDHQAYAHYLLATFPRRALAPPSAGFRCCAAPGPHVALAVRYNRVGVLRRILRAVRDFPAEERARLLDRRGCSRVEGGGTALHVACELARPECLFLLLGHGASPGLRNADGLTPLELLLRQLGHDSSAGTVAGAPGATGPGEPRQRRLLLLDLLALYTPTGAAGPTRRELLGDRLRWQRLLGEDKFQWLAGLAPPSLFARAMQVLVTAISPGRFPEALDELPLPPFLQPLDLTGKG